One Cellulomonas sp. Y8 DNA segment encodes these proteins:
- a CDS encoding helix-turn-helix domain-containing protein: MVKQARTYLPSTNYALMAIGAQIGAARRELRWTASDLAGRLGVTPALVARIEKGAPGTAVGTVFEAAVVCGVPLFQAEPLELQRVAEHERMRVALLPRRVRHRPPEISDDF, translated from the coding sequence ATGGTGAAGCAGGCTCGCACGTACCTCCCCTCCACCAACTACGCCCTCATGGCGATCGGCGCGCAGATCGGCGCAGCCCGCCGGGAGCTGAGGTGGACCGCGTCCGACCTTGCGGGGCGGTTGGGCGTGACACCAGCCCTCGTCGCCCGCATCGAGAAGGGTGCTCCGGGAACGGCTGTGGGAACCGTGTTCGAGGCGGCGGTCGTGTGCGGCGTCCCGCTGTTCCAGGCTGAGCCCCTTGAGCTACAGCGAGTTGCCGAGCACGAGCGGATGCGTGTGGCTCTTCTGCCCCGAAGGGTGCGACACCGCCCACCCGAGATCAGCGACGACTTCTGA
- a CDS encoding DUF3892 domain-containing protein — translation MDKYRVTHVSKDQSGDITAIGVKDRWRLPVTTAISRIKGGVENYYVDYPVHADIVVGRTRWGTEYLHSTADTITRNNLDNLPRL, via the coding sequence ATGGACAAGTACCGCGTAACGCACGTCAGCAAGGATCAGTCCGGTGACATCACCGCGATCGGCGTCAAGGACCGGTGGCGGCTGCCGGTGACGACCGCCATCTCCCGCATCAAGGGCGGCGTCGAGAACTACTACGTGGACTACCCCGTCCACGCCGACATCGTCGTGGGCCGCACTCGGTGGGGCACGGAGTACCTCCACAGCACCGCCGACACCATCACGCGCAACAACCTCGACAACCTCCCGCGGCTCTGA
- a CDS encoding helix-turn-helix domain-containing protein, giving the protein MVTTMKANNAVKRDLDMVVEAATHRLSPTSPVLALLQNLASAVTRGADVTVLPHDQELTPTEAASLINISRQHLLTYLNSGVLTSTTVGTHRRIKVVHLLDFNERRKTARADLGDARKSAQTAQRRHPGTPRPLSDAALTTLDTL; this is encoded by the coding sequence GTGGTCACCACGATGAAGGCGAACAACGCCGTCAAACGCGACCTCGACATGGTCGTCGAAGCAGCAACCCATCGGCTCTCCCCCACCTCGCCCGTGCTCGCTCTGCTACAGAACCTCGCCTCAGCCGTGACCCGCGGCGCAGACGTCACAGTGCTCCCGCACGACCAGGAGCTCACCCCGACCGAAGCCGCCTCCCTGATCAACATCAGCCGCCAGCACCTGCTTACCTACCTCAACTCCGGCGTGCTGACCTCCACCACAGTCGGAACACACCGCCGCATCAAGGTCGTCCACCTCCTCGACTTCAACGAACGCCGCAAGACGGCACGCGCAGACCTGGGCGACGCCCGCAAGAGCGCCCAAACAGCACAACGACGCCACCCGGGCACACCACGACCACTCAGCGACGCCGCACTGACCACCCTCGACACGCTCTAA
- a CDS encoding AAA family ATPase: MAIEDDIIEWALERPAWQQEVLVALADGVTFTPASISDLVDQVVAGASAEPNLEAKRIQIKSGAVEQVGLYALSDLVGVNALAGGQTLEFGSTGLTVVYGDNGSGKSGYARLVKSLVSARHRAEILPNVFVESPPVPSGVLRYLVDGEERRCVFPGEPPAELLKVSFYDEHCGDEYLARQSTISYRPSALRLLDGLISVCDDVRAQVSVRIKAAQAAALDLDLPVGTSAAAFVGGLAATTTAEEIAEATALPDGFNEALAAALQEEARLAGSDSEREQSRLLALARQVDALLGELTGLLDELAPERVAVRVSLRDAARTAREAAAMAARGSFDQEPLEGVGSDTWRALWVAAREYSVAEAYHDHAFPVAASGSVCVLCQQELGAEAQDRLRRFDRYMTDTTERDALVAERRLAEAVRELTDLAFATPERTAAIAAVSAVDEDLAAAATALLSEAQTFRDALVAQLREGAPAPSPLPASAVPGRLMGVVADLRAKADATDVVGFLAARSAATRAKEALQASSTLANAVEKVHSEVARLVELGRLRAALTAADTNAITRKSSTLTRQYATRRILDQFTRETERLDLRGVTLQDMGGQKGKLNQMPGLLDAVTSAAAPSVLSEGEQTALGLAGFFTEAVFDESRSTIVFDDPVTSLDHQRRRKVADRLVGLAKDRQVVVFTHDASFTGDLSAAAERDGVPLAERSVERRGGTVPGICWQTFPWKAKGVGSRIGDLEAELARMRRDLPALAQRDWEARVAAWAGDLSETWERCVAGEIVNQVFDRGSSKVHLMKFRLLTRIDERDNQDVLDGLAATSLWARRHDKALETNFVAPGIEELEKELDRIRAWRQRIKKYLS; the protein is encoded by the coding sequence ATGGCGATCGAGGACGACATCATCGAGTGGGCTCTGGAGCGGCCGGCCTGGCAGCAGGAGGTGCTCGTTGCACTCGCTGATGGTGTGACGTTCACTCCCGCGTCGATCAGCGACCTGGTCGACCAGGTCGTTGCTGGTGCGAGTGCCGAGCCGAATCTCGAGGCGAAGCGGATCCAGATCAAGTCGGGCGCGGTGGAGCAGGTCGGGCTGTACGCGCTCAGCGACCTCGTGGGGGTCAACGCCCTGGCCGGGGGGCAGACTCTCGAGTTCGGGAGTACGGGTCTGACCGTGGTCTACGGGGACAACGGAAGCGGGAAGTCCGGGTATGCCCGGTTGGTGAAGTCGCTGGTGAGTGCCCGGCACAGGGCGGAGATCCTGCCGAACGTGTTCGTGGAGAGCCCGCCTGTTCCCTCGGGAGTTCTGCGGTACTTGGTCGACGGGGAGGAGCGAAGGTGCGTGTTCCCGGGGGAGCCGCCGGCGGAGTTGCTGAAGGTGAGCTTCTACGACGAGCACTGTGGTGACGAGTACCTGGCTCGTCAGTCGACGATCTCGTACCGGCCGTCGGCGTTGCGGTTGCTCGACGGGCTGATCTCCGTGTGTGACGACGTTCGCGCGCAGGTGTCCGTTCGGATCAAGGCTGCCCAGGCTGCCGCGCTCGATCTCGATCTGCCGGTGGGGACGTCGGCTGCTGCGTTCGTCGGTGGTCTCGCTGCGACGACGACTGCGGAGGAGATCGCGGAGGCGACGGCCCTTCCGGACGGTTTCAACGAGGCGCTGGCCGCGGCTCTGCAGGAGGAGGCTCGGCTGGCCGGTAGTGATTCTGAGCGTGAGCAGAGCCGGCTGCTCGCTCTGGCGCGGCAGGTGGATGCGCTGCTGGGCGAGCTGACGGGTCTGTTGGACGAACTGGCTCCGGAGCGGGTGGCGGTGCGGGTGTCGCTGCGTGATGCGGCGCGTACGGCGCGGGAGGCGGCCGCGATGGCGGCTCGCGGTTCGTTCGATCAGGAGCCGCTCGAGGGGGTGGGTTCGGACACGTGGCGTGCGCTGTGGGTCGCTGCCCGTGAGTACTCGGTGGCCGAGGCGTACCACGACCACGCGTTCCCGGTGGCCGCTTCGGGGTCGGTGTGCGTGCTGTGTCAGCAGGAGCTCGGGGCCGAGGCTCAGGATCGGTTGCGCCGGTTCGACCGGTACATGACGGACACCACCGAGCGCGATGCGCTCGTGGCCGAGCGGCGTCTGGCTGAGGCGGTGCGTGAGTTGACGGATCTGGCGTTCGCGACGCCGGAGCGCACGGCGGCGATCGCCGCGGTCAGCGCCGTGGATGAGGATCTCGCTGCGGCGGCGACGGCGCTGCTGTCGGAGGCGCAGACCTTCCGCGATGCTCTCGTCGCGCAGCTGCGTGAGGGCGCTCCCGCTCCTTCTCCTCTGCCGGCGAGTGCGGTGCCGGGTCGGTTGATGGGTGTCGTGGCTGACCTGCGTGCCAAGGCGGACGCCACGGATGTGGTGGGGTTCCTAGCGGCGCGGAGCGCCGCTACTCGGGCGAAGGAGGCGTTGCAGGCGTCGTCGACGCTGGCAAACGCTGTCGAGAAGGTGCATAGCGAGGTCGCTCGCCTGGTCGAGCTGGGTCGCCTTCGTGCGGCGTTGACCGCGGCCGATACCAACGCCATCACGAGGAAGTCCTCGACGCTGACGCGGCAGTACGCCACGCGGAGGATTCTCGATCAGTTCACGCGCGAGACCGAGCGGTTGGACCTGCGTGGCGTGACTCTTCAGGACATGGGCGGGCAGAAGGGCAAGCTGAACCAGATGCCGGGCCTTCTCGACGCGGTGACCAGCGCGGCTGCTCCTTCTGTTCTGAGCGAGGGTGAGCAGACTGCGCTGGGTCTGGCGGGCTTCTTCACCGAGGCGGTGTTCGACGAGTCGCGCTCGACGATCGTCTTCGACGACCCGGTCACGTCGCTGGATCATCAGCGTCGTCGAAAGGTCGCTGATCGGCTCGTGGGGCTGGCGAAGGATCGTCAGGTGGTCGTGTTCACCCACGATGCGTCGTTCACGGGCGACCTGTCCGCTGCAGCGGAGCGAGATGGTGTTCCTCTCGCGGAGCGTTCGGTCGAGCGTCGGGGCGGGACCGTGCCGGGCATCTGCTGGCAGACGTTCCCGTGGAAGGCCAAGGGTGTGGGGTCGCGGATCGGCGACCTGGAGGCTGAGCTCGCGCGCATGCGGAGGGACCTTCCCGCTCTTGCTCAGCGTGACTGGGAAGCGCGGGTCGCGGCGTGGGCGGGTGACTTGTCTGAGACGTGGGAGCGCTGTGTGGCGGGCGAGATCGTGAATCAGGTCTTCGATCGTGGTTCCTCGAAGGTGCACCTGATGAAGTTCCGGTTGCTCACGCGGATCGACGAGCGCGACAACCAGGACGTGCTGGACGGGCTCGCGGCGACCTCGTTGTGGGCGCGCCGGCACGACAAGGCGCTCGAGACGAACTTCGTCGCTCCCGGGATCGAGGAGCTCGAGAAAGAGCTTGACCGCATCCGCGCGTGGCGTCAGCGGATCAAGAAGTACCTCAGTTAG
- a CDS encoding PIN-like domain-containing protein: MSDPLLPDPPAAADPSAVFDGADVVLDANVLLSLYRVSATTRDAWFEALDRLHDRLVMPHQVAIEFMRNSDSVRTSLAASYIDLINEIEKLPSRPAAIFGGGRHVHADRIADLRATVQPHVDALLVDLRAARDQDRALVDADNDVVMHKVRALYGRRVLRQPTSDVLRARVRDFMDYRLPNRIPPGWKDGATKSIPRNAAGDYLLWAEVLEHAAAVRRPVLMVTDDAKDDWWLKQAGTMSAQPELVEEFARVVGLEYAQVTSKDFLELAQRQLGLGSDRQAVDETAEAAQASENGGLSIEEWVERFDEMYARLAEDERERLLHDLRIAGRTRSWGTPRPGPARFRLVAVADATDDARREARDEALRQALLRVAESHTSSTSTEPPDKQSDEL, encoded by the coding sequence GTGAGCGACCCGCTGTTGCCCGATCCGCCCGCTGCGGCAGACCCGTCGGCCGTCTTCGACGGAGCAGACGTGGTGCTTGACGCGAACGTCCTGCTCTCGTTGTACCGGGTGAGCGCCACCACGCGGGATGCCTGGTTCGAGGCGCTCGACCGACTCCATGACCGGCTGGTCATGCCCCATCAGGTCGCGATCGAGTTCATGCGCAACTCCGACTCGGTCCGCACCAGCCTTGCGGCCTCCTACATCGACCTCATCAACGAGATCGAGAAGCTACCCAGCCGCCCCGCGGCGATCTTCGGCGGAGGACGTCACGTCCATGCCGACCGCATCGCCGACCTGCGAGCCACCGTGCAGCCCCACGTCGACGCCCTGCTCGTTGACCTTCGCGCGGCGCGCGATCAGGACCGCGCCCTTGTCGACGCCGATAACGACGTCGTCATGCACAAGGTCCGCGCGTTGTACGGCCGTCGCGTGCTGCGCCAGCCCACCAGCGATGTGCTTCGCGCGCGAGTGCGGGACTTCATGGACTATCGGCTACCGAACCGAATTCCACCGGGCTGGAAGGACGGGGCCACCAAATCAATCCCGCGAAACGCAGCGGGCGACTACCTACTTTGGGCAGAGGTCCTCGAGCACGCCGCCGCGGTGCGGCGACCGGTCCTGATGGTCACCGACGACGCCAAGGACGACTGGTGGCTCAAGCAGGCAGGCACGATGTCAGCCCAGCCCGAACTCGTAGAAGAGTTTGCCCGGGTTGTGGGACTGGAGTACGCGCAAGTGACCTCGAAGGACTTCCTCGAGCTCGCGCAGCGACAGCTCGGGCTTGGATCCGATCGCCAGGCAGTCGACGAGACCGCCGAAGCGGCGCAGGCTTCGGAGAACGGCGGCCTGTCGATCGAGGAGTGGGTCGAGCGGTTCGACGAGATGTACGCCAGGCTTGCGGAAGACGAGCGGGAACGCCTTCTCCACGACCTCAGAATCGCCGGCCGCACCCGGTCGTGGGGCACGCCGCGACCGGGTCCAGCCCGGTTTCGTCTCGTGGCGGTTGCGGATGCCACCGACGACGCCCGGAGGGAAGCACGCGACGAGGCCCTCCGGCAAGCATTGCTCCGCGTCGCCGAGTCCCACACGTCCAGCACCTCGACCGAACCCCCAGACAAGCAGAGCGACGAGTTGTAG